Proteins encoded in a region of the Botrytis cinerea B05.10 chromosome 11, complete sequence genome:
- the Bcsgt2 gene encoding Bcsgt2 gives MATTKQRLALSIIDFLSTSLTDGTLNEEERESIEIAQNCISESFKVDPTDGTPKDTQNLLQIYSVYESLRKSQAAAAPPKPADEKPTGKEATADEKKEAEGLKSQGNAAMAKKDYKKAIDLYSQALAVIPGNPIFLSNRAAAYSASKDHESAKADAEAAVDADPKYTKAWSRLGLAKFALGDARGAMEAYENGIEYEGNGGSDAMKKGYETAKKRVQELDATGEDDEVAERGMPGAGAGAGGMPDLASLAGMFGGGAGGGGGGMPDLSSIMSNPMFASMAQNLMSNPDALNNLMSNPRIREMANQFGAGGGGGAGGNGGGMPDLSSLMNDPSIAEMARNLGGAGRGAGAGRGAPQ, from the exons ATGGCAACCACCAAACAACGTCTCGCCCTCTCCATCATTGAtttcctctccacctccctcACCGACGGTACTCTTAATGAAGAAGAACGCGAATCCATCGAAATCGCCCAGAACTGTATTTCCGAGTCCTTCAAAGTCGACCCTACAGATGGCACTCCCAAAGATACGCAAAACCTCCTCCAGATCTACAGTGTCTACGAGAGCTTGAGAAAATCCCAAGCCGCCGCCGCTCCTCCCAAACCTGCCGATGAAAAGCCCACTGGCAAAGAAGCAACCgcagatgaaaagaaagaagctgAGGGCTTAAAGAGTCAAGGAAATGCAGCTATGGCCAAGAAAGATTACAAAAAGGCGATCGATTTGTATTCGCAAGCTTTAGCTGTTATCCCCGGCAACCCAATCTTCTTGAGCAATCGCGCAGCTGCCTACTCCGCATCTAAGGATCACGAATCTGCAAAGGCGGATGCCGAGGCCGCCGTTGATGCGGATCCTAAATATACTAAGGCATGGTCGAGGTTGGGACTTGCGAAGTTCGCATTGGGAGATGCAAGAGGTGCAATGGAGGCTTATGAGAATGGTATTGAGTatgaaggaaatggaggaTCAGATGCGATGAAGAAGGGATATGAGACTGCGAAGAAGAGAGTTCAGGAATTGGATGCTAcgggagaagatgatgaggttgCCGAGAGAGGCATGCCCGGTGCTGGTGCCGGTGCTGGTGGAATGCCAGATTTGGCTAGTTTGGCGGGCATGTTCGGTGGCGGAgctggaggtggtggaggtggaatgCCAGATTTGAGCTCTATCATGAGCAACCCAATGTTTGCGAGCATGGCTCAGAACCTCATGAGTAACCCAGATGCTTTGAACAATCTTATGAGCAACCCTAGAATACGCGAGATGGCCAATCAATTCGGTGCCGGTGGAGGCGGTGGTGCCGGGGGTAATGGAGGTGGAATGCCTGATCTTTCAAGCTTGATGAATGATCCTTCTATTGCTGAGAT GGCCAGAAACTTAGGTGGTGCAGGAAGAGGTGCAGGTGCTGGACGCGGTGCTCCTCAATAA